The window CCATATCAGAGCCATGCCGACGCATTCCGAAAAACGCACGCTGCCGTATTCCGCCGATCAGATGTACGCCCTGATCGCCGACATCGAAAAGTACCCGGAGTTTCTGCCGTGGTGCGCCGGAGCGCGCATTCGCTCCCGCCGCGAAGAAGGCCAGGTCGAGATCATCGACGCCGATCTCGTAATCAGCTTCAAAGTGTTCCGAGAGCGGTTCGGCAGCCGGGTGACGCTGAACCCCGGCGCTCGCAAGATCGACGTGGCTTACCTCGACGGACCGTTCAAATACTTGAACAACCACTGGGAATTCACTGA of the Algicella marina genome contains:
- a CDS encoding type II toxin-antitoxin system RatA family toxin; this translates as MPTHSEKRTLPYSADQMYALIADIEKYPEFLPWCAGARIRSRREEGQVEIIDADLVISFKVFRERFGSRVTLNPGARKIDVAYLDGPFKYLNNHWEFTDIEGGCEVDFFVDFEFKSRTLQAIIGVVFFEAMRRIVAAFETRAKALYGEDPQAG